A DNA window from Nerophis ophidion isolate RoL-2023_Sa linkage group LG13, RoL_Noph_v1.0, whole genome shotgun sequence contains the following coding sequences:
- the LOC133564141 gene encoding indian hedgehog B protein-like: MRTPWRLLPAVVLLLLLLLLLLAPASEGCGPGRGYGKRRLPKKLIPLALKQFSPNVAEKTLGASGRPEGKITRSSERFKELTPNYNTDIIFKDEEDTGADRLMTQRCKDKLNSLAISVMNMWPSLKLRVTEGWDEDGHHSEDSLHYEGRAVDITTSDRDRNKYAMLARLAVEAGFDWVYYESKAHVHCSVKSEHSVAAKTGGCFPADAEVTLEGGATKKMRDLRPGERVLASSTSDGRHRLVYSPVLSFLDLRPNVTKIFTIIGTSTGHNITLTSAHLIFVTDCWGGPNRDVPRTSFASEVRPGQCILTSQGTEATRAVVTFVEERPSTGLYAPLTQHGSVVVNSVLASCYAAVDKHHLAHGVLAPLRFFYTLMGPAEQQTDGVHWYPWLLQRVGAMLLDPKHFHPLGIEQGL, from the exons ATGCGGACCCCCTGGCGCCTTCTCCCCGCCGTggtgctcctccttctcctcctcctcctcctcctcgcacCTGCCTCGGAGGGCTGCGGGCCGGGGAGGGGGTACGGCAAGAGGCGGCTCCCCAAGAAGCTCATCCCGCTGGCCCTCAAGCAGTTCAGCCCCAACGTGGCCGAGAAGACCCTGGGGGCCAGCGGGCGGCCGGAGGGCAAAATCACGCGCAGCTCGGAGCGCTTCAAGGAGCTGACGCCCAACTACAACACGGACATCATCTTCAAGGACGAGGAGGACACAGGTGCGGACAGGCTCATGACGCAG CGCTGCAAAGACAAGCTGAACTCCCTGGCCATCTCCGTGATGAACATGTGGCCCAGCTTGAAGCTGAGAGTCACCGAGGGCTGGGACGAGGACGGCCATCACTCGGAGGACTCGCTGCACTACGAGGGCCGGGCAGTGGATATCACCACCTCAGACAG AGACAGAAACAAGTACGCCATGTTGGCTCGGCTTGCTGTGGAGGCAGGATTCGATTGGGTCTACTATGAGTCCAAGGCACATGTCCATTGCAGCGTCAAGTCAG AGCATTCCGTTGCAGCCAAAACGGGAGGCTGTTTCCCTGCCGACGCCGAAGTCACCCTTGAAGGCGGCGCCACTAAAAAGATGCGTGACCTCCGACCCGGCGAGCGGGTTCTGGCGTCCTCCACTTCTGACGGTCGCCACCGCCTTGTCTACAGTCCAGTCTTATCGTTTCTGGATCTCCGGCCCAACGTCACGAAGATCTTCACCATCATCGGAACCAGCACTGGACACAATATCACGCTGACGTCGGCACACCTCATCTTCGTCACAGACTGTTGGGGCGGACCAAACAGGGACGTGCCGAGGACAAGTTTTGCCAGCGAGGTCCGGCCGGGTCAATGCATACTAACCTCACAAGGAACCGAGGCAACACGCGCTGTTGTGACTTTTGTAGAGGAGAGGCCGAGCACTGGCTTGTACGCCCCGCTCACCCAGCACGGCTCCGTCGTGGTCAACAGCGTTCTAGCATCCTGCTACGCAGCTGTGGACAAGCACCATTTGGCCCATGGGGTTCTTGCCCCGCTTCGTTTCTTCTACACCCTGATGGGTCCAGCAGAACAACAAACCGATGGAGTGCACTGGTACCCTTGGCTTCTGCAACGGGTCGGGGCAATGCTACTGGACCCCAAACACTTCCACCCCTTAGGAATTGAGCAAGGACTCTGA